In a genomic window of Paracoccaceae bacterium:
- a CDS encoding MFS transporter, whose translation MRLLISFAALFLSVILLQLSSGGVGPLDALSGLVLGFTKQEIGLLGSAHFLGFFFGCWWAPRLMGSVGHSRAFAAFAAAGAIGLMSHMLVIDAYAWALMRVASGMCVAGCYTIIEAWLQAKVTNQTRGRAMGVYRVVDMTGSMAAQMIIGILEPASYISYNLLAIVCCAALLPLTLTTVRQPETPASPRLRPSLAHARSPLAAAAVLVAALSSASFRMVGPVYGSEVGLSNDQIAYFLTAFVFGGALAQLPVGWLADKYDRRWVLIWLSVAAVISSFITIYAAGFGTLGIMLTSGLFGLTTFPIYSVAAAHAHDFASDDERVELSAALMFYFAVGAIAAPYAASLLIESYGPKALFLMLAAGHVLLVVFGLTRMRIRPTPADRTRYTYAPRTSFIIGRLTRRSRAKSRK comes from the coding sequence ATGCGCCTCCTGATTTCATTTGCCGCCCTCTTTTTGTCCGTGATCCTGTTGCAACTGTCCTCCGGGGGTGTCGGCCCGCTGGATGCGTTGTCCGGCCTCGTGCTCGGTTTCACCAAACAGGAGATCGGTCTGCTGGGCTCAGCGCATTTTCTGGGATTCTTTTTCGGGTGTTGGTGGGCGCCGCGCCTGATGGGCAGCGTCGGGCATTCGCGCGCCTTTGCCGCCTTTGCCGCCGCAGGGGCGATTGGTTTGATGAGCCACATGCTGGTCATCGACGCTTATGCCTGGGCTCTGATGCGCGTAGCGTCCGGCATGTGCGTGGCAGGTTGTTACACAATAATTGAAGCCTGGCTTCAGGCAAAAGTCACAAATCAAACACGTGGTCGCGCCATGGGCGTATACCGGGTTGTCGATATGACGGGGTCAATGGCCGCACAAATGATCATCGGCATCCTGGAGCCCGCGTCCTACATATCCTACAATCTTTTGGCGATTGTGTGTTGCGCGGCACTTTTGCCGCTGACCCTCACCACAGTTCGTCAGCCGGAAACGCCCGCATCTCCACGTCTCAGGCCCAGCCTCGCCCATGCGCGATCCCCTCTGGCCGCCGCAGCTGTGCTGGTGGCCGCTCTATCCAGTGCATCATTTCGTATGGTCGGGCCGGTCTACGGTTCTGAAGTTGGTTTAAGCAACGATCAAATCGCTTATTTTCTCACAGCCTTCGTGTTTGGCGGTGCATTGGCGCAATTGCCCGTCGGTTGGCTTGCCGACAAATACGACCGGAGATGGGTGCTGATCTGGCTTTCGGTTGCGGCCGTCATCAGTTCGTTCATCACCATTTACGCCGCTGGTTTCGGCACTCTGGGCATCATGTTGACGTCAGGTCTTTTTGGCCTGACAACCTTCCCGATCTATTCAGTCGCCGCAGCCCATGCGCATGACTTTGCCAGTGATGACGAACGCGTCGAACTGTCAGCCGCGCTCATGTTTTATTTTGCTGTTGGTGCAATTGCTGCGCCCTATGCTGCATCCCTTCTGATCGAAAGCTACGGGCCAAAGGCTCTGTTTCTGATGCTTGCAGCGGGCCATGTATTATTGGTTGTCTTCGGTCTGACCCGTATGCGCATACGACCGACGCCCGCTGATCGCACCCGCTACACTTATGCCCCACGCACTTCCTTTATAATCGGGCGTTTGACACGACGCAGCAGGGCAAAATCGCGCAAGTAA
- a CDS encoding carnitine 3-dehydrogenase codes for MTKTAAMIGGGVIGGGWAARFLLNGWNVQIFDPDPQAARKIDEVLANARKSLPGLLDVALPSEGAMSFHDTIAEAVMGASWIQESVPERLEIKHAAFAEVQSYCDAGAVIGSSTSGFKPSELQQNAKHPAQIMVCHPFNPVYLLPLVEVVTTSETDPNMIQTAKSILTSIGMHPLHLKKEIDAHVADRFLEAVWREALWLVKDGIATTEEIDDAIRYGFGIRWAQMGLFETYRVAGGEAGMKHFMAQFGPALKWPWTKLMDVPEFTDELVDLIAGQSDAQSGHHSIRELERIRDNNLVAMMRALKAQDWGAGALLAAQERSIRAGSALGQSAADVTDPAAPVLTIHRAIPLDWTDYNGHMNEAKYLQAFGDATDRFMELIGCDAAYIASGGSYFTAETHIRHIDEVHAGAIIEIRTRVLGGGGKKMHLWHEMYEGDRLLATGEHFLLHVSLQTRRPSDASPAIDSALRRFIDAQSDLPRPEGAGRSVGAPR; via the coding sequence ATGACAAAGACGGCGGCGATGATAGGCGGTGGTGTGATTGGCGGCGGGTGGGCCGCGCGGTTTTTGCTGAACGGCTGGAATGTTCAGATCTTTGATCCTGACCCACAGGCCGCCCGCAAAATCGATGAGGTTCTGGCGAATGCCCGCAAGTCTTTGCCGGGTCTTTTGGATGTGGCGTTACCTTCCGAGGGCGCGATGAGTTTTCACGATACAATTGCTGAGGCCGTGATGGGCGCGTCGTGGATCCAGGAAAGCGTGCCGGAAAGGCTAGAGATCAAGCATGCAGCTTTCGCGGAGGTTCAATCCTATTGTGATGCAGGCGCAGTCATTGGATCATCCACCTCTGGTTTCAAACCGTCTGAGTTGCAGCAAAACGCAAAACATCCCGCACAGATCATGGTCTGTCATCCGTTCAATCCGGTGTATCTGCTGCCTCTTGTCGAGGTGGTGACAACGTCAGAAACCGATCCGAACATGATCCAGACGGCGAAATCCATTTTGACAAGCATTGGCATGCATCCGCTGCATCTGAAAAAGGAAATCGACGCCCATGTGGCGGACCGGTTTCTGGAGGCTGTCTGGCGCGAAGCGCTTTGGCTGGTCAAGGACGGGATTGCCACGACCGAGGAGATTGACGACGCCATCCGGTATGGGTTTGGCATCCGCTGGGCACAAATGGGCTTGTTTGAAACTTACCGGGTCGCGGGAGGGGAAGCCGGCATGAAACACTTCATGGCGCAGTTCGGCCCTGCCTTGAAGTGGCCATGGACCAAGCTGATGGACGTGCCCGAATTCACCGATGAACTGGTCGATTTGATCGCAGGGCAGTCTGATGCGCAATCAGGGCATCATTCGATCCGGGAGTTGGAACGGATCCGGGACAATAATCTGGTTGCAATGATGCGCGCGCTCAAAGCTCAGGATTGGGGGGCAGGGGCATTGCTGGCGGCTCAGGAAAGGTCGATCCGGGCGGGGTCTGCATTAGGTCAAAGCGCTGCTGACGTGACCGACCCTGCGGCACCTGTGTTGACGATTCACCGGGCCATACCACTGGATTGGACAGATTATAACGGTCACATGAACGAGGCGAAGTATCTTCAGGCTTTCGGGGACGCCACAGATCGCTTCATGGAGCTGATCGGGTGTGACGCCGCTTATATTGCATCGGGCGGCAGCTATTTTACGGCGGAAACACACATCCGGCACATAGACGAGGTCCACGCCGGCGCGATTATTGAGATACGCACGCGTGTTCTGGGAGGCGGCGGCAAAAAAATGCACCTGTGGCACGAGATGTATGAGGGAGACCGTCTACTGGCCACGGGCGAGCATTTCCTGCTTCATGTCAGCCTCCAGACCCGGCGCCCCTCCGATGCAAGCCCCGCGATTGATTCCGCATTGCGCAGGTTTATCGATGCGCAGTCCGATTTGCCGCGCCCAGAGGGGGCAGGGCGCAGCGTTGGCGCGCCGCGATAA
- a CDS encoding IS5 family transposase has translation MSSWASAKYKTKNWSSYNDSLKRRGSLSIWFDPEMIWTPPPSGKRGRQQQFSDAAIQTCLTLKVLFGIPLRQTTGFVQSLLRLAGLDWVAPDFSTLSRRQKKLNVSLPYRGSKGPLNLLIDSTWIKVEGEGEWNARKHGGSKLCIWRKIHIGIDDETLELRAAEVTGSNVGDAPMLPELLNRIPSKQDIASVTADGAYDTRKCHEAIAARDARAVIPPRKNAKPWKPTSDGAIARNDAVNAQRYLGRTLWQRWSGYHRRSRVETKMHCMKLLGQSLMARDFDRQVAEIQVRIAVVNRYTAIGIAVTEPVG, from the coding sequence ATGAGCAGCTGGGCATCTGCGAAATACAAGACCAAGAACTGGTCGTCTTACAATGACAGTTTGAAACGGCGCGGCTCGTTATCGATCTGGTTCGACCCCGAGATGATTTGGACGCCACCGCCAAGCGGTAAGCGCGGTCGGCAACAGCAATTCAGTGATGCCGCCATTCAGACTTGTCTGACGTTGAAGGTCCTGTTTGGCATACCGCTTCGCCAGACAACGGGGTTCGTCCAGAGCTTGCTGCGACTGGCCGGGTTGGATTGGGTTGCGCCAGATTTCAGCACTTTAAGTCGACGCCAGAAGAAACTGAACGTGAGCCTGCCGTATCGTGGTTCCAAGGGCCCACTGAACCTCCTCATCGACAGTACGTGGATTAAGGTGGAAGGTGAAGGCGAGTGGAATGCGCGCAAGCACGGAGGCTCCAAGCTCTGCATCTGGCGTAAGATACACATAGGCATCGACGACGAAACGCTGGAATTACGGGCCGCCGAAGTCACTGGCAGCAACGTTGGTGACGCACCCATGCTACCAGAACTTCTGAACCGAATCCCATCCAAGCAGGACATCGCCAGTGTTACCGCAGACGGGGCATATGACACTCGCAAATGCCATGAGGCGATTGCGGCGCGAGATGCCCGTGCGGTGATCCCGCCGCGCAAGAATGCCAAGCCCTGGAAGCCGACGAGTGACGGAGCAATTGCGCGTAACGATGCGGTCAATGCACAACGATATTTGGGCCGGACCCTTTGGCAACGCTGGAGCGGATATCACCGCCGAAGTCGCGTCGAAACCAAAATGCACTGTATGAAACTACTCGGCCAATCGTTGATGGCGAGGGACTTCGATAGGCAGGTCGCAGAGATCCAGGTCCGCATCGCCGTCGTCAACCGCTACACCGCTATAGGCATAGCCGTGACTGAGCCAGTAGGCTAA
- a CDS encoding YceI family protein: protein MPLLISRRLLISAGIASWATRGLAAATPYDLVTNNSRVAFSFKLSGNTQTGTVPVRTADIRVDTRNLAASSADVTTDIRQAKAGLVFVTQALLSPSVLDAQNHPIVRFKSTRIILGASNRISDGAQIEGNLTLRGVTNPLRLAAQLTRPAGTAANDLSVLNISLKGTLSRARFGATGYPKLVDDPVDLDIFAEIRARS from the coding sequence ATGCCACTTCTCATTTCTCGCCGCTTGTTGATTTCCGCCGGCATCGCCAGTTGGGCGACAAGAGGGCTGGCCGCGGCCACGCCTTATGATCTCGTCACAAATAATTCGCGAGTAGCCTTCAGCTTCAAACTGAGCGGGAATACACAAACAGGGACCGTACCCGTCCGAACAGCAGACATTCGAGTCGACACGCGCAACCTCGCGGCCTCCAGCGCAGATGTCACCACAGACATCCGGCAAGCCAAGGCTGGATTGGTATTTGTCACACAAGCCCTGCTCAGCCCTTCGGTCCTTGACGCGCAAAACCACCCAATTGTGCGATTTAAATCAACAAGAATCATTTTAGGTGCAAGCAACCGCATTTCCGACGGAGCCCAGATTGAAGGAAATCTCACATTGCGCGGGGTCACAAATCCATTGCGACTGGCCGCCCAACTCACCCGCCCGGCAGGGACCGCCGCCAACGACCTCTCCGTTCTGAACATCAGCCTAAAAGGCACCCTGAGCCGTGCCCGGTTTGGCGCAACAGGATACCCAAAACTTGTCGATGACCCTGTCGATCTCGACATTTTTGCAGAAATTCGCGCGCGCAGCTAA
- a CDS encoding methyl-accepting chemotaxis protein: MPPVKKSKLQTNPLNSLLVKCTFMVVVCIFAVVLSVAYMSNQMKAELSNGALSDRAAEVTGLLAMQMGGSIKFGNTAAVGELVVGVMEAAEPDATGAVVMNSNGVVLYEGGSEVFSSEEAQALGQTALETGLPALSEDGLSSAHLAVFGDDNAIAGVVVTSWSSASQLARLGELQNRALIVGMVVMVVAVGFAGFLLRTQMSQPLVRLTNAMGFVAEGDYATTIPYTGRGDEVGQMARRLDIFRDALSVAKEAERESAFKSAAFEGSTAPMMLVDEDMAVIFVNPTCANLLNKLQGCLKDGWPDLENGDVLTANLSNFGALNQQVEDIRKRGAAALPISHKVKIGESLVEINVNAALDDSGEMIGAVIEWADKTEAARNAAVLQSIDDAQLRVEFDPTGHVIDTNPNTRDILVGDENAVSDRTLADLFEGMADGSVSSEKTRAQILDGDPVFGRFLVNRGDATEPLIWEGNFAAVRSPDGSLDRTIFLGTDVSESAKAVILSEKERARVSEEQQTVVEALGVGLQGLSEGDLSFEISTDFSPDYEKLRKDFNAAVRALKETVGAVVHNAESIRNETGEITTAADDLSRRTEQQAATLEETAAALDELTSSVRSAAEGADEASSMSADAQANAEKGGEIARQAVQAMDGIKTSSQEISKITSVIDDIAFQTNLLALNAGVEAARAGEAGRGFAVVATEVRALAQRSSDAAREINTLISSSGEQVEQGVDLVDKTGEALAAIVASVSEISKRVSTIATSSREQSSGLNEINTAVNELDHVTQQNAAMFEETTAASHSLTSEADSLSSAVSRFKLGDDKAPKQPKPVATEGKKVVTKPAAQKTVHGNTALDVSEDTGTDPGWEEF; encoded by the coding sequence ATGCCGCCTGTGAAAAAATCCAAATTGCAGACCAACCCGCTCAACAGCCTACTTGTGAAATGCACATTTATGGTTGTGGTTTGTATTTTTGCTGTGGTTCTCAGCGTGGCCTATATGAGCAACCAGATGAAAGCCGAGCTGTCTAATGGTGCTTTGAGCGACCGCGCTGCGGAAGTCACTGGACTGCTTGCGATGCAGATGGGTGGCTCCATCAAATTCGGCAATACGGCGGCTGTCGGTGAACTTGTTGTTGGCGTCATGGAGGCGGCGGAACCGGATGCAACTGGCGCCGTCGTGATGAATTCGAATGGCGTCGTCTTGTATGAAGGCGGGAGCGAGGTCTTCAGTTCAGAAGAAGCGCAAGCTCTCGGCCAAACCGCTCTGGAAACGGGTCTACCTGCACTATCCGAAGATGGCTTGAGCAGTGCGCACCTCGCCGTATTTGGGGACGATAATGCGATAGCAGGCGTGGTGGTAACGAGTTGGAGTTCCGCGAGCCAACTGGCTCGGTTGGGAGAGCTTCAAAACCGCGCACTGATTGTGGGGATGGTCGTCATGGTCGTGGCCGTCGGATTCGCAGGATTTCTACTGCGCACTCAGATGTCGCAACCATTGGTTCGGCTGACAAACGCGATGGGATTCGTCGCAGAGGGCGACTATGCCACAACGATTCCCTATACCGGACGCGGCGACGAAGTGGGTCAGATGGCCCGCCGGCTGGACATTTTTCGGGACGCGCTCTCTGTGGCGAAAGAGGCGGAGCGCGAAAGCGCATTCAAGAGCGCAGCATTTGAAGGGTCGACGGCCCCTATGATGCTGGTAGACGAAGACATGGCGGTGATTTTCGTGAACCCCACCTGCGCCAATCTTCTCAACAAGTTGCAAGGGTGTTTGAAGGACGGATGGCCTGATCTCGAAAATGGGGACGTGCTGACCGCGAACCTTTCAAACTTTGGCGCGCTGAACCAACAGGTCGAGGACATTCGCAAACGAGGCGCCGCGGCGCTGCCAATATCGCACAAGGTCAAAATCGGCGAGTCTCTCGTAGAAATAAACGTGAATGCTGCACTGGACGATTCCGGGGAAATGATTGGTGCGGTCATTGAGTGGGCAGATAAAACAGAGGCTGCGCGGAACGCAGCGGTATTGCAGTCAATTGATGATGCACAGCTTAGGGTGGAATTCGATCCGACCGGTCATGTCATCGACACAAACCCAAACACGCGCGACATCCTGGTAGGGGACGAAAACGCCGTGTCAGACAGAACTCTCGCCGATCTCTTTGAAGGTATGGCGGACGGGTCTGTTTCGAGCGAGAAAACGCGCGCACAAATTCTTGACGGAGACCCTGTTTTTGGCCGCTTTTTGGTGAATCGCGGGGATGCAACCGAACCATTGATTTGGGAAGGAAATTTCGCGGCTGTCAGGTCCCCGGATGGGAGCTTGGACCGTACGATTTTCTTGGGCACGGACGTGAGCGAAAGCGCAAAAGCAGTCATTCTTTCAGAAAAGGAGCGTGCCCGCGTCTCTGAAGAGCAGCAGACCGTCGTCGAAGCTTTGGGTGTTGGACTGCAAGGTCTTTCAGAAGGGGACTTGTCATTCGAAATCTCTACTGATTTCTCTCCTGATTATGAAAAATTGCGGAAGGACTTCAACGCAGCAGTCCGCGCCTTGAAGGAAACTGTCGGGGCAGTCGTACATAACGCAGAATCCATTCGAAATGAAACTGGAGAGATTACTACCGCCGCCGATGATCTTTCGCGGCGCACCGAACAACAGGCTGCGACGCTTGAGGAGACCGCCGCTGCATTAGATGAACTTACCAGTTCAGTACGTTCAGCTGCGGAGGGCGCAGACGAAGCTTCTAGTATGTCGGCCGATGCGCAGGCGAATGCGGAGAAAGGTGGCGAGATTGCACGACAGGCTGTTCAGGCAATGGATGGGATCAAAACATCGTCCCAAGAAATATCCAAAATAACATCTGTTATTGACGACATCGCCTTCCAAACCAACCTTTTGGCTTTGAATGCCGGTGTTGAAGCGGCGCGTGCAGGCGAAGCTGGTCGTGGGTTCGCAGTAGTCGCGACTGAAGTGCGCGCGTTGGCACAACGTTCATCGGATGCTGCCAGAGAAATTAACACCTTGATTTCGAGTTCTGGTGAGCAAGTTGAGCAAGGCGTGGACTTGGTGGACAAAACCGGCGAGGCGTTGGCCGCGATCGTGGCTTCAGTTTCGGAAATTTCGAAACGTGTTTCAACGATTGCGACGTCTTCCCGTGAGCAGTCCTCCGGCCTGAACGAAATAAATACTGCGGTAAACGAACTCGATCACGTCACCCAACAAAATGCGGCCATGTTCGAAGAAACAACTGCGGCAAGTCACTCTCTGACGTCCGAAGCAGATTCGCTTTCTTCTGCTGTATCGCGGTTCAAGCTGGGTGATGACAAAGCGCCAAAACAGCCGAAGCCGGTTGCGACTGAAGGGAAAAAAGTTGTCACTAAGCCTGCTGCGCAAAAGACGGTGCACGGCAACACGGCCCTAGATGTCTCAGAAGATACCGGCACCGATCCCGGTTGGGAGGAGTTTTGA
- a CDS encoding 3-keto-5-aminohexanoate cleavage protein codes for MPLTMSNEVFITCAVTGSGSTQDRSLHVPRSPQQIAESAVAAAKAGAAIVHCHVRDPDTGTPSRDLAHYREVTDRIREADVDVVLNLTAGMGGDMVFGDTENPLPLKTEGTDMIGAKERVAHLAECLPEICTLDCGTMNFAEADYVMTNTPGMLTAMGSMITDLGVKPEIEAFDTGHLWYAKHLVAEGVLEAPALVQLCMGVPWGAPNDLNTFMAMVNNVPPDWTFSAFSLGRHQMAYVAAAVLAGGHVRVGLEDNLWLDKGVLAENWQLVERAGTIIENMGARVVGAKEVRKKLGLTKRARKP; via the coding sequence ATGCCACTGACCATGAGCAATGAGGTTTTTATCACCTGTGCCGTGACCGGATCGGGGAGTACCCAGGACCGCAGCCTGCATGTGCCCCGTTCACCGCAACAGATCGCCGAAAGTGCCGTCGCCGCTGCCAAGGCAGGCGCCGCCATCGTCCACTGTCACGTGCGCGATCCGGACACCGGCACGCCGAGCCGTGACCTCGCGCACTACCGTGAAGTGACCGACCGCATCCGCGAAGCAGATGTCGATGTGGTGTTGAACCTTACAGCGGGCATGGGGGGGGATATGGTTTTTGGCGACACTGAAAATCCATTGCCGTTGAAGACCGAGGGCACGGATATGATCGGTGCCAAAGAGCGTGTTGCGCATTTGGCGGAATGCCTGCCTGAAATTTGTACCCTGGATTGCGGCACGATGAATTTTGCCGAGGCAGATTACGTGATGACCAACACTCCGGGCATGTTGACTGCGATGGGGAGTATGATCACGGATCTTGGCGTTAAGCCCGAGATCGAGGCGTTTGACACCGGGCATCTCTGGTATGCAAAACACCTTGTTGCGGAGGGGGTTTTAGAGGCTCCCGCCTTGGTGCAATTGTGCATGGGCGTGCCGTGGGGGGCACCGAATGACCTCAACACATTTATGGCAATGGTGAACAATGTTCCGCCAGACTGGACGTTTTCCGCCTTTTCGCTCGGACGCCATCAAATGGCATATGTGGCCGCCGCTGTTCTGGCAGGCGGTCATGTGCGTGTTGGTCTAGAAGACAATCTTTGGCTTGATAAAGGTGTTCTGGCTGAAAACTGGCAATTGGTGGAACGCGCGGGAACCATAATTGAAAACATGGGCGCGCGTGTCGTTGGGGCGAAAGAGGTCAGAAAGAAACTGGGGCTTACCAAGCGCGCCCGCAAGCCATGA
- a CDS encoding aldo/keto reductase has product MKMNKLGRTTIEVSEFCLGSMTWGTQNTADDAHEQIDRALDAGINFIDTAEMYPVNPISEETVGRTERIIGLWFERDMRRDDVVLATKHSGEGLAIVRDGAPISSKTIAETVEGSLRRLKTDYIDLYQFHWPNRGSYMFRKNWTYDPSGQLMLDTQSHMEDALGALQDEVKRGTIRSFGLSNESAWGTVKWLEAAKRVGGPRVASVQNEYSLMCRLYDTDMAEMSLQEDVPLLAFSPLAAGLLTGKYQGGKVPGGSRMSLSPEIGGRKTDRAFEAVDAYLDIAKRHRLDPTQMALAWCKTRPFMGSIIFGATTMEQLETSLGAIDLDLSDEVLAEIDAAHRQHPMPY; this is encoded by the coding sequence ATGAAGATGAACAAGCTCGGACGCACGACGATTGAAGTATCAGAGTTCTGTCTGGGCTCGATGACATGGGGCACACAGAACACCGCTGATGATGCACATGAACAGATAGATCGCGCGCTGGATGCGGGCATCAATTTCATTGACACCGCCGAGATGTATCCGGTCAATCCGATCAGTGAAGAAACCGTAGGGCGCACCGAGCGGATCATCGGATTGTGGTTCGAACGTGATATGCGACGCGATGACGTCGTTCTGGCCACGAAACATTCCGGCGAAGGGCTGGCTATTGTGCGCGATGGCGCGCCCATTTCATCCAAGACAATTGCCGAAACGGTTGAGGGGTCCTTGCGCCGCCTCAAGACTGATTACATCGATCTGTATCAGTTTCACTGGCCGAACCGTGGCAGCTATATGTTCCGCAAGAACTGGACATACGACCCGTCCGGGCAGTTGATGCTCGACACCCAGAGTCATATGGAAGATGCGCTTGGGGCGCTTCAGGACGAGGTAAAACGCGGCACCATCCGCTCCTTTGGTCTCAGTAACGAAAGCGCCTGGGGCACGGTCAAATGGCTGGAGGCGGCAAAGCGTGTGGGAGGGCCCCGTGTCGCTTCGGTACAGAATGAGTATTCTTTGATGTGCAGGTTGTACGATACCGACATGGCGGAGATGAGCCTTCAGGAAGATGTGCCGCTACTGGCGTTTTCGCCCCTTGCTGCCGGGTTGCTGACCGGCAAATATCAGGGCGGTAAGGTTCCGGGAGGCTCTCGCATGTCGCTGAGTCCAGAAATAGGTGGACGCAAGACAGATCGCGCCTTTGAGGCCGTGGACGCTTATCTGGATATCGCAAAACGTCATCGGCTTGATCCGACGCAAATGGCTCTGGCCTGGTGCAAGACACGGCCTTTCATGGGCTCCATCATTTTTGGTGCAACAACCATGGAACAATTGGAAACCAGTCTTGGTGCGATTGACCTTGATCTCAGTGATGAGGTGTTGGCCGAGATCGACGCGGCACATCGCCAACACCCGATGCCTTACTGA
- the metG gene encoding methionine--tRNA ligase has protein sequence MARHLITSAIPYINGIKHLGNLIGSQLPADLFARYMRARGHEVLFLCATDEHGTPAELAAAKAGKPVAKYCAEMHAVQAEIARGFRLSFDHFGRSSSPQNHALTQHFAGRLADAGLIDEVDEKQIYSIEDKRFLPDRYIEGTCPNCGYDKARGDQCENCTKQLDPTDLIDARSAISGSTDLEVRKTKHLYLRQSSLKEELDRWIDSKSDWPVLTTSIAKKWLHDGEGLRDRGITRDLDWGIPVRRGDQDWPGMEGKVFYVWFDAPIEYIACAAEWAEANALDDAAWQRWWRTDKGAQDVRYTQFMGKDNVPFHTLSFPTTLIGSGEPWKMVDHLKSFNYLNYDGGQFSTSQGRGIFMDQALELLPADYWRWWLLSHAPESSDSEFTWDNFQISVNKDLADVLGNFISRITKFCRSKFGETVPVGVPYGDDEISIIREVSERCAKYEALMEAMEVRKSAQELRAIWVIGNEYLQHAAPWSTFKQDPEKAAMQTQLGLNFAHLFAVLSQPFLPDASMSILKSLNIKDAIWPDDVETFMSGLQSGHRFSVPEVLFAKVTDEDRDEWQSRFSGLRSS, from the coding sequence ATGGCGCGCCACCTGATCACCTCCGCCATTCCCTATATCAATGGGATTAAACACCTCGGCAATCTGATTGGCAGCCAATTGCCGGCGGATTTATTTGCCCGCTACATGCGCGCGCGCGGGCATGAAGTTCTTTTTCTTTGCGCTACTGACGAACACGGTACTCCCGCTGAACTGGCTGCTGCCAAGGCGGGCAAACCAGTTGCCAAGTACTGTGCCGAAATGCACGCAGTTCAGGCAGAAATTGCACGTGGTTTTCGTTTGTCTTTCGACCATTTCGGCCGGTCTTCCAGCCCACAGAATCATGCCCTCACACAACATTTCGCAGGGCGTCTGGCAGATGCGGGCCTGATTGATGAAGTGGATGAGAAACAGATATATTCAATTGAAGACAAACGGTTTCTACCGGATCGCTATATTGAAGGCACCTGCCCGAACTGCGGCTATGACAAGGCGCGTGGCGACCAGTGTGAGAACTGCACCAAACAATTGGACCCCACCGATTTGATCGATGCGCGTTCCGCCATTTCCGGATCAACAGATTTGGAAGTGCGCAAAACGAAACACTTGTACCTGCGCCAATCATCTTTGAAAGAAGAACTAGACCGTTGGATCGATTCCAAATCGGATTGGCCCGTGCTCACGACGTCCATTGCCAAGAAGTGGCTGCATGATGGCGAGGGGCTGCGAGACCGTGGCATCACGCGGGATCTGGATTGGGGTATTCCCGTGCGCAGGGGCGATCAAGACTGGCCGGGCATGGAAGGAAAGGTGTTTTATGTCTGGTTTGACGCCCCAATCGAATACATTGCATGCGCTGCGGAATGGGCCGAAGCAAATGCACTTGACGACGCTGCGTGGCAAAGATGGTGGCGGACCGACAAGGGCGCTCAGGATGTGCGTTACACGCAATTTATGGGAAAGGATAATGTGCCATTTCACACATTGAGTTTCCCGACCACCTTGATCGGTTCCGGAGAGCCATGGAAAATGGTCGATCATTTGAAATCGTTTAACTACCTCAATTATGATGGTGGTCAATTTTCCACGTCGCAAGGGCGCGGTATCTTTATGGATCAGGCTCTTGAGTTGCTGCCGGCAGATTATTGGCGCTGGTGGTTATTGAGCCACGCGCCGGAAAGCAGCGATTCAGAGTTTACCTGGGACAATTTCCAAATTTCTGTAAATAAGGATTTGGCGGATGTTCTGGGCAATTTCATAAGTCGAATTACGAAATTCTGCCGGTCCAAATTTGGCGAAACTGTTCCTGTTGGAGTGCCTTATGGCGACGATGAAATTTCAATCATCCGCGAAGTTTCCGAACGCTGTGCAAAATACGAAGCGCTTATGGAGGCAATGGAAGTCAGAAAATCTGCGCAAGAACTGCGTGCAATTTGGGTGATTGGCAACGAGTATCTGCAACATGCGGCGCCTTGGAGTACTTTTAAACAGGATCCCGAAAAAGCGGCCATGCAAACGCAGCTTGGTTTGAATTTTGCACATTTGTTTGCAGTTCTATCGCAGCCTTTCTTACCTGACGCGAGCATGTCAATTTTAAAAAGCCTGAACATCAAAGATGCCATTTGGCCGGACGATGTCGAAACGTTCATGTCCGGATTGCAATCCGGACACAGATTCTCTGTTCCGGAAGTACTCTTTGCCAAAGTAACGGATGAGGACCGCGACGAGTGGCAAAGTCGCTTTTCGGGTTTACGCAGCAGTTGA